The genomic region TACCGGTTCGCGTGAAGAAAACGCGTCCAAAGAAAAATCTGGAGCCCGGTTCTGATCTCATCAGAACCGTCAGGCTCCAGACGGCGGAAACTACAGAATTTCGCCACGCGGTCCTATCCGCGAGACCGGAGTTTTCCACCCTGTCCACGGTGCCATGATGACAGCCCTCACGGTAATGCGTGCAGGGCGCGCAGCGGCGTCAATTGACCTGCCGCGGGCACGCTCCTAAAACCGATCTTGAGTTCCAGCCGATCCAGCGCCTAAGTCGCGGCATTCAGGGAGAGATTCAATGCGTGATGTGTTCATTTGCGATGCCGTCCGGACTCCGATCGGCCGTTTCGGCGGTTCGCTCGCCAAGGTGCGTGCCGACGATCTCGCGGCGGCCCCGATCAAGGCGCTGATGGCCAAGCACCCGACGCTCAATTGGAACGAGGTCGACGAGGTCTATTTCGGCTGCGCCAACCAGGCCGGCGAAGACAACCGCAACGTCGCGCGCATGGCGCTGTTGCTCGCCGGCATGCCGGAGTCGGTTCCCGGCCAGACCCTGAACCGGCTCTGCGCCTCGGGGCTCGATGCGGTCGGCGCCGCGGGCCGCGCCATCCGCGCCGGCGAGATCGATTTCGCGATCGCGGGCGGCGTCGAATCGATGACGCGCGCACCGTTCGTGATGGGCAAGGCCGCGGAAGCCTTCTCGCGCTCGTCCGAGATCTACGACACCACGATCGGCTGGCGCTTCATCAATCCGCTGATGAAGGCGCAGTACGGCGTCGATGCAATGCCGGAGACCGGCGAGAACGTCGCCGAGGAATTCCAGGTGTCGCGCGCCGATCAGGATGCGATGGCGATCCGCTCGCAGCAGCGCGCGGGCGCGGCGATCGCGTCGGGCTATTTCGCCGAGGAGATCGTGCCGATCCAGGTGCCCGGCGGCAAGGCCGGCCCCATCACCGTCGACAAGGACGAGCATCCGCGTCCCGAGACCACGCTCGAAGGATTGGCAAAACTGAAGCCAATCGTGCGCAATCCGGGCACGGTGACCGCGGGCAACGCATCCGGTGTCAATGACGGCGCCGCCGCGATGATCCTCGCTTCCGAAGCCGCGGTGAAAAAGCACGGCCTGACCCCGCGTGCAAAGCTCCTCGGCCTGGCGTCGGCCGCGGTGCCGCCGCGCATCATGGGCATCGGCCCGGTGCCGGCGACCAGGAAGCTGGTCGAGCGTCTCGGCATCAAGGTGTCGGACTTCGATCTGATCGAGCTCAACGAGGCCTTCGCCTCGCAGGGCATCGCCTGCCTGCGCCAGCTCGGCGTCAAGGAAGACGCCGATTTCGTCAATCCGCATGGCGGCGCTATCGCGCTCGGCCACCCGCTCGGCATGAGCGGCGCGCGGCTGGTCTTGACCGCCGTCCACGGCATGGAGAAGCGGGGCGGGAAGCTTGCCTTGGCAACTATGTGCGTCGGGGTCGGCCAAGGCGTCGCGGTTGCGATCGAAAAGCTGAACTAGGTCAGTGACTTGGAGGGGCTGAAAACAGCCCTTCCCCAATTTGGTTATGCATTATAATGATCTGATGTGAGCTCACCGGGCGCGTGGGCCGCGGAGGAATTCGCCATGACCTTATTGTACCCGCTGCAATCGCTTGCAGCCCATCCGGCGCGGCTGTCGCCGGACTATCGCTCCACCGTGAAGCGTTCGCCGCAAAAGCCGCTGATCCCGATGCGGCACACGCTCTCGGAGTTGACCGGACCGGTCTATGGTCATGAGACGGTGCGCGCGCACGACAACGA from Bradyrhizobium elkanii USDA 76 harbors:
- the pcaF gene encoding 3-oxoadipyl-CoA thiolase — translated: MRDVFICDAVRTPIGRFGGSLAKVRADDLAAAPIKALMAKHPTLNWNEVDEVYFGCANQAGEDNRNVARMALLLAGMPESVPGQTLNRLCASGLDAVGAAGRAIRAGEIDFAIAGGVESMTRAPFVMGKAAEAFSRSSEIYDTTIGWRFINPLMKAQYGVDAMPETGENVAEEFQVSRADQDAMAIRSQQRAGAAIASGYFAEEIVPIQVPGGKAGPITVDKDEHPRPETTLEGLAKLKPIVRNPGTVTAGNASGVNDGAAAMILASEAAVKKHGLTPRAKLLGLASAAVPPRIMGIGPVPATRKLVERLGIKVSDFDLIELNEAFASQGIACLRQLGVKEDADFVNPHGGAIALGHPLGMSGARLVLTAVHGMEKRGGKLALATMCVGVGQGVAVAIEKLN